ACTGAAACTGAGTGCGAACCTCTGCATCAGGAGCTTCTCCAGCAATCATAGCCTTCAACTCTTTCCGAGTTTGCCGCAGTAACTGGGCTTTCTCTCGGGTTTGAGGACCATATTGTTGACGGATGGCGCGAATCTCCCGTCGCTGTTGTCGAGAAAGCTGCAAGTCTCGGAATAGTCCGGGACGTTGTCTTTGACGTTCAGGGGATTGAGCCACACTGGGCTGCAAGGTATTTCCCACCCATTGCCCCAGAGAACATACCCCGATCAGGGCGAAACAAATAACGACTCCTTTGCTTATTCGTGACATAATCCGGACCTCTTGCACGTAACGGTATTAGATTTAGCAATGACGGATGCTGATGGCCTTTGTCCCCACCATTCCCAGGGATCCGTCAATAAATCGGTTTCCCCGTCATTGAAGGGGTCAAAAGCGCTAGACCAACTCTCCGCCACAAAGGCTTCTAATTCTCCATCGGGTGGCATAGGCTGTTTTGCCGTTCGCCAAATTTGTGATCCGCCCCAGAACAGCGCGATGGTTGTTGCGATCGCAGCCGGAATACCCCATCGGGCCATCTTCCACCCCTCAGGCTCCAACGATGTTGGGGCTGAGGGGGACTGGGTAACTTCATCCAAAACGGCA
The Acaryochloris marina S15 genome window above contains:
- a CDS encoding Spy/CpxP family protein refolding chaperone translates to MSRISKGVVICFALIGVCSLGQWVGNTLQPSVAQSPERQRQRPGLFRDLQLSRQQRREIRAIRQQYGPQTREKAQLLRQTRKELKAMIAGEAPDAEVRTQFQSLDQLTQETLKLRFENMMAIRKVLTPDQRQQLAEKLAERRRQRQRRFNPEG